Part of the Nitrospirota bacterium genome is shown below.
ATTATTTTTCTTTCGCCTACCATATTCTTTTAACAGCCTTTGCTGGTCCGCTAACACTTCAAACAAAAGCTCCCGCATGAGGTCGAACGCCTTGAGAATCTTGGGCCGGGCCAGCTGATAAAAAACGGTGTTCCCCTCGCGGCGGGACAACACCACCCCTTTTTGTTTCAGGATGGCCATCTGCTGGGAGAGGTTGGCTTTGGGGACTTTGAGTATCGAAAGGAGCTCCCCGGCAGAGAACTCTTTCTCACGGAGGGTATTTATGATCTTCAGCCGCTTGGGATTGGCCAGAGTGGAGCAGATTTCGGCGTGGAGCCGGTACACTTGGTCTTCCAGGCCATTTTTATTTTTCCGCATGGAGGACTCCTTATAATAATTATGTGTTTCGCAATATCGAAACTTGTAACCATTTTAGGCGTTCCACTCACATTGTGTCAAGAGAAAACTATCCGAATCAATTTATTTTAATGAAATAAGTTGAGGGGGAGGGCTCCCGTCCCAACAGGCATTGCCTGCTCAATCGCCCGGTGAACAAACTTATGCGCTTCTTCAATGGCCAGATCAACCGAATGACCTCTGGCCAAACAGGCTGTAATGGCAGCTGACAAGACACATCCAGCTCCGTGAACTTTTTTGTCGATTTTAGGGCTTTTCCAGGTTTGGAAGGAGTCTCCGTCATAAAAAAGATCCACCGCTTCATTGGTTAAATGGCCTCCTTTCACTAAAACGAATTTAGGACCAAGGTCATAAATCTTTCTTGCCGCTTCCTCCATCTCTGAAACCGTGTTGACGGGGATATTTGTTAAAGAAGAAGCCTCTTTCAAATTAGGGGTAACCAGGAACGCAAAAGGGAAAAGGAGTTTTTTTAAAGCGTCGACTCCTTTTTCTTCAAGAAGGCGGAATCCTGATGTCGATCGGATAATTGGATCGATGACCAGATGAGTCGGTTTAGACTTGAGAAAGGTTTGATAAAGACGCTCAACGTTTTCATTGGAAAAGAGCATCCCTGTTTTCATGGCATCGATGGAAATGTCTTCAAATAGAGAGGCCACCTGTTTCTCAAAAAGGTCGGGAGGGATAGAAACCACCTCAGAAATACCCATGCTATTTTGAACCGTCAGAGCCGTTGGAATGGCCATTCCATAAACTTCAAAACGGGTAAAGGTCTTTAAGTCGACCTGGATCCCGGCTCCTCCCGAGGGATCTGATCCGGCAATTGAAAGACATGTTTTCATGAAATCCCTTTTCAGCAGCCTCCTATTCGAGTTTTAAATGAACAACGGAGAGAGGATTAACCCTCGCGCCATTGATCATCATTCCCCAATGAAGATGAGGCCCTGTTGCCCGGCCGGTCTTACCCACGAGGCCGATTTCCTCTCCTTTTTTAAGTTTCTGCCCTTTTTTGACTTCTGACTTGTATAAATGAAAGTATTCTGTAAATAGACCTTGCCCGTGGTCAATAATGATCCCGTTTCCGCTGAAGAAATGGTTGACCACACCGGCAACGACTCCGTCATTGGTAGCATAAACCGGCGTTTTTTCTGGCGCGGCGATGTCTTCCCCTGTATGTGGATTCCGGGGCTCTCCATTAAATATCCTTCTAAGCCCAAAAGTGCTTTTGGGAGTCCCTGACACTGGCATAATAAAATTTCCCTGCCAGCGCCTTTTCCCTGAAAAAAATGACAAAATCGTGTGGATCTCCTCTTTATCCCGTTTAATCCTGTCCATCTGCCGGCGGGAGGGGTTTACAAATTGACCGGGGACCTGGATTTCCTGTCTTCCAAATTGATTTGGCAGAATATGGATTGTGGCCAGGATTTCTCCCGACTGAAAATCTGTCACGTTCTGGTCTGAAGTGCCCTGGTCTAAATCAATACCCAGAAGCGTTCCAAAATTTCTTGAGCCCGAGATTCGATCAAAAAATATTTTTTTTCCTAAAAAACGACCTTCCAGTCGAGAGGCCTTTTGATCGAAAAAAACTGTCAGAAAACCAACTTCCCCTTGTTTAATTTCATAAACAGGGGGAGGAGAAGGTTCCGCCAGGATGGGCTGGGTCAGAGAAATGAGTAAAAAAACAAAAAAAAAGCTTGAAATAAATACCCTCATCTCGAAGAAAGATTTTCCGAAGCAATCAGCTCGCTGACTCTTCTGTTCGTGGGCGAAAAAGGGTCCATGCACAAAATCGTTTCCTCCCAATAACCGTTTAACTTCAAATAAGTCCAATCGACCGTATAGGATCGGTTTTTTTCTTTCGCAAATTTAATAAAATCCCCTCTCACTTTCGCGCGGGTCGTTTGGGGGGGTGTATGCATGGCCTGGTCAATCCCTTCTTCGGTGCATAACCGTTTAATAAATCCTTGCTTTTCCAGCAAATAATAAAGCCCCCGGCTTCTTTTTACATCATGATACTGTAAATCAATCAGCGCAATACGAGGGTCCTCCCAACCGCACTCTTTACGGCTCATATAATTTTCGATCAAACAGAGTTTCGCCACCCAGTCAATTTCCTCAGCAAGCGCTCTGGGTTCTTCTTCCAACTGATCTAATGTCGCTTTCCATCGGTCAAGAATCTTTATTTCTTCGGAGGAAGCCTCTCCATGGTCAAGGTATTCGCTGGCCTTTTCAAGATAAAATCTTTGAATTTCAATGGCAGAATATTCTTTTCCATTTTCAAGCTTAACCTTTTTTTTTAACGTAATATCTCTCGAAATTTCCCGGATGGCCTTTACAGGATCATCCATCTCCAACCCGGAAACACCGAATCCGGCTTCGATCATGGATAAAACAAGAGAGGTAACACCGACCTTCAGGAAAGTCGTAACCTCCGACATATTCGAATCCCCCACAATGATATGGAGACGTCTGTATTTTTCGGCGTCTGCATGAGGTTCATCGCGGGTATTGATGATACTTCTGGATGACGTCGTCGAGGAAGAGGTCTTTTCATGAATATGCTGGGACCGTTGGGATATAAAATAATGCCCGCGGCCGGAAATTTTTAAAACCTTGCCCGATCCGGTAAAAATTTGCCGGGTCACGAAGAAAGGGATCAACTGTTCCGTAACTTTCCAAAAATCGACCTCTCTGACCATAAGGTAATTTTCGTGGCAGCCGTACGTATTTCCCATCGAATCGGTATTATTTTTAAAAATATAAATATCTCCGGAGAGACCTTCTTCTTTTAACCTTTTCTCAGCTTCGGGGAGGCAGGTCTCCAGCAGTCTTTCCCCCGCTTTATCATGGGTTACGACGTCTATAAGATCGTTGCATTCAGGGGTCGAATATTCCGGATGGCATCCCGTATCCTGATAAAAACGGGCCCCGTTGGGAAGAAAGGCGTTGGAGGGCCAGCTATTTGGGATCAAACCTTCAAAAATATATCCCAAAACTTTTTCCAGGGGAAGATAGATCCGGCCATTGGGAGAAAAGATCAGGCCATATTCGTTTTCAAGTCCAAAGATTCTGTTTTTCATCCCAATGTCACCGTATATTTCGTGGCGCCTGATTGATTACTGGAGGCGCCCGGCGGCCCTCGCAGGGCATCACCTATCCTGTTTCTTTTCTTCACCCTGTCGAGTATGGTGTGATTTCATCCAGACTCAGACGCCTGAATTTTCGTCCTGCCCGTGTTTGGTCCAGAACGGCGACCTCAAGACCCTGAACAGTCAGTTTTTGATTATTAATCGTTTCCAAAGCTTCCTTGCTGAGTTTAAACATCGCTTTCAAAGGCTGCCCCGGTGTGAATCTCTCCTTTAAAAATCCTTTAAGTTCGTCAGCTTTTCCACCGATCGCGGTAAAGCCTTTTTCATCCGAGATACTTCCATCGAAATCAATCCGATACATTTCATTCGGCCTTCCTTCCTCTGAAACGGCAACCACCAGAATTTCGACTTCCAGGGGTTTGATTTCTTGACTGAAAATTGTTCCGAGAGACTGCGAATAGGCATTGGCCAGAGATTTAGCCGTCACATCTTCCCTGCTGTACATAAAACCCTTTAAATCAGCGTGCCGAATACCGGCCTTTCTTAAATTTTCAAATTCACTATACTTTCCGGCGCCCGCAAACGCAATATTATCATAAATTTCCGAAACTTTATTTAAAGAACTGCTGGGATTATCCGCTAAAAATAATACCCCGGCATTAAATTCCAAAACGATGATTGAACGGCCTTTCGCGATTCCTTTCTTCGCGTATTCCGCTTTATCCTGCATGATTTGTTCAGGTGAAACATAATACGGCAACGCCATGTTTAACTCTCCCTGGTGTGTTCGATTAAGGACTGGGCGACCGATTTAATTTTTTCATCGGAAACCTCAATAAGGCCCTCTTTCCGAATCACGCTGATGTTCGGATAAATCCCCCGGATAACGTCCGGGCCTCCGGTTGCGGAATCTTCTTCGGACGCGTCGTACAGCGCTGAAATCGCGATACGGATCGCTTCATCTTCGGGCAAATTCTTCTTAAACATTTTCTTTATCGAGTTTTTGGCGTCTTTTCCACCGGAACCGGTGCTGTAAAACTCGGCCTCTTCATAATGGCCGCCGGTAATATCATATTTAAAAATCCTTCCCTCACTCTTCTTAAGGTCGAAACCCGCAAAAATGGGAATGACAATTAAACCTTGGAACGCCAGGGGAAGATTGGACTTGACCATTTCGCCAAGTTTATTCGCCTTTCCTTCCAGGGTAAGCGATGCCCCTTCAAGTTTTTCATAATGCTCTATTTCTGTCTTAAACAACTTGACCATTTCGACGCAAGGACCTGCGGCGCCGCTGATTCCGACGGCTGAATGCTCATCCGTTTTAAATATTTTTTTCATGGTTCGATCAGCAATCTGATGCCCTTCCGTTGCCCGGCGGTCCCCCGCAATCACAACGCCCTTTTCAAATCTGAGCGCCAGAATGGTTGTTCCATGAAGAATCTTCATAGAGGAATTCTGGTCTTTTCCATAAAAGGATAGGGGCTGGTTTTTTAAATGAGGGTACCGGGTCGTCAATAATTGGTAAAAACTTGAGTCTTGGTAGTCGAACTCAAAGTTCTCCACTACTCGCCTCCTTTTTGAACATAATTTTTAACAAACTCTTCTGCGTTTTCTTCCAATACATCGTCAATCTTGTCCATCAATTTATCCAGATCGTCTTTTATTTTTTTTCCTTTTTCCGCGACGTTAGCGCTTGGAGCGGCTTCCTCTTTCTTTTCAACCTCTTTTTTCTTGTCCTGTTTCTTCTCCTGCCTGGCCATTGATCTCACCCCCTTCCGCAAAGCTTGCCCGCTGGCCTCCAATCCCTCTTTTAGAGTCCGAACCGTTCGACCGCGAAACTAATTTTTTTCTTGTCTTTATGATGCCAGCTGACGCAACAATTCTTGAACTGAATAGGAAGAATTAAGAATCTTTTCGACAAGGACCTTGGTCCCTCTAAATGGATCCAGCAAAGGAATTTTTTTAACCGTTGTATTTCCTAAATCAAATAAAACAGAGGTCCAGCTCGCGGCATAAATTTCCTTGGGAAACTTTCTCAAACACATTCCTCGAAAATAAGCCCGGGTTCCTTCGGGGGGAAATTCCATCGCCCTGGTTATTTCTTCATCGGTAATGAGCCGATTGACGTAGCCGCTCCGCTCAAGGGCGTAATAAAGTCCTTTTTCCGGCGAGATATCATGGTATTGTAAATCCATCAGAGAAACTCTGGAATCATTCCAGTCGCATTTCTTTCTCTCCATATAGGTTTCGATCATCTCTTTTTTGACCAGCCAATCCAGCTCTTTGGAAAGGAGTTTGGGATCTTCTTCAAGCTGATCCAAGACGTTCTCCCATTTAGACAAACATTCCCTGGAAAAACCGTCGTCTTCGTTCTCAAAAAGCCTTTTCGCTTTTTCCAAATAGACCCGCTGAATTTCAATCGCGGTCTTTTCCCGACCATCCGCCAATTTATATTTTTTCTTTAATGTCAGGTCTCGGGACACCTCTTTGATCGTTCTTACCGAATTTTCAAAAGAAATTCCAGA
Proteins encoded:
- the pafA gene encoding Pup--protein ligase; translated protein: MKNRIFGLENEYGLIFSPNGRIYLPLEKVLGYIFEGLIPNSWPSNAFLPNGARFYQDTGCHPEYSTPECNDLIDVVTHDKAGERLLETCLPEAEKRLKEEGLSGDIYIFKNNTDSMGNTYGCHENYLMVREVDFWKVTEQLIPFFVTRQIFTGSGKVLKISGRGHYFISQRSQHIHEKTSSSTTSSRSIINTRDEPHADAEKYRRLHIIVGDSNMSEVTTFLKVGVTSLVLSMIEAGFGVSGLEMDDPVKAIREISRDITLKKKVKLENGKEYSAIEIQRFYLEKASEYLDHGEASSEEIKILDRWKATLDQLEEEPRALAEEIDWVAKLCLIENYMSRKECGWEDPRIALIDLQYHDVKRSRGLYYLLEKQGFIKRLCTEEGIDQAMHTPPQTTRAKVRGDFIKFAKEKNRSYTVDWTYLKLNGYWEETILCMDPFSPTNRRVSELIASENLSSR
- a CDS encoding winged helix-turn-helix transcriptional regulator → MRKNKNGLEDQVYRLHAEICSTLANPKRLKIINTLREKEFSAGELLSILKVPKANLSQQMAILKQKGVVLSRREGNTVFYQLARPKILKAFDLMRELLFEVLADQQRLLKEYGRRKKNN
- a CDS encoding ubiquitin-like protein Pup; the encoded protein is MARQEKKQDKKKEVEKKEEAAPSANVAEKGKKIKDDLDKLMDKIDDVLEENAEEFVKNYVQKGGE
- the thiD gene encoding bifunctional hydroxymethylpyrimidine kinase/phosphomethylpyrimidine kinase, coding for MKTCLSIAGSDPSGGAGIQVDLKTFTRFEVYGMAIPTALTVQNSMGISEVVSIPPDLFEKQVASLFEDISIDAMKTGMLFSNENVERLYQTFLKSKPTHLVIDPIIRSTSGFRLLEEKGVDALKKLLFPFAFLVTPNLKEASSLTNIPVNTVSEMEEAARKIYDLGPKFVLVKGGHLTNEAVDLFYDGDSFQTWKSPKIDKKVHGAGCVLSAAITACLARGHSVDLAIEEAHKFVHRAIEQAMPVGTGALPLNLFH
- the prcA gene encoding proteasome subunit alpha — protein: MALPYYVSPEQIMQDKAEYAKKGIAKGRSIIVLEFNAGVLFLADNPSSSLNKVSEIYDNIAFAGAGKYSEFENLRKAGIRHADLKGFMYSREDVTAKSLANAYSQSLGTIFSQEIKPLEVEILVVAVSEEGRPNEMYRIDFDGSISDEKGFTAIGGKADELKGFLKERFTPGQPLKAMFKLSKEALETINNQKLTVQGLEVAVLDQTRAGRKFRRLSLDEITPYSTG
- a CDS encoding M23 family metallopeptidase; the protein is MRVFISSFFFVFLLISLTQPILAEPSPPPVYEIKQGEVGFLTVFFDQKASRLEGRFLGKKIFFDRISGSRNFGTLLGIDLDQGTSDQNVTDFQSGEILATIHILPNQFGRQEIQVPGQFVNPSRRQMDRIKRDKEEIHTILSFFSGKRRWQGNFIMPVSGTPKSTFGLRRIFNGEPRNPHTGEDIAAPEKTPVYATNDGVVAGVVNHFFSGNGIIIDHGQGLFTEYFHLYKSEVKKGQKLKKGEEIGLVGKTGRATGPHLHWGMMINGARVNPLSVVHLKLE
- the prcB gene encoding proteasome subunit beta — its product is MKILHGTTILALRFEKGVVIAGDRRATEGHQIADRTMKKIFKTDEHSAVGISGAAGPCVEMVKLFKTEIEHYEKLEGASLTLEGKANKLGEMVKSNLPLAFQGLIVIPIFAGFDLKKSEGRIFKYDITGGHYEEAEFYSTGSGGKDAKNSIKKMFKKNLPEDEAIRIAISALYDASEEDSATGGPDVIRGIYPNISVIRKEGLIEVSDEKIKSVAQSLIEHTRES